The region AATTCGTCGCCGCCGAGCCTGCCGACCAGCTCGTGATGCCGCGTCACCTGCCGCAAGCGTTCGGCGACGACGCGCAGCACCTCGTCCCCGACTCCGTGGCCGAGCGAGTCGTTGATAATCTTGAAGTTGTCTAGGTCGAGGAACAGCACGCCGATCGAGCTGGAGCGGTGGCGAGTGTGCAACGCCGCGTTGAGGCGCCGCAGGAGCAGCGTGCGATTGGCCAGGCCCGTCAGCGGATCATGCGTCGCTTCCCATTCGAGTTGCTCCCGGATCGCGCGGGACTCGGTGACGTCGGTGAACGAGAGCACGACGGGGTGCGGCGGATCCTCGTCGGAGTTGAGAGTGCGCGAGGTCAACGACAGCCACACTGAACGCCCGTCCCCTCGCGCGGTGCGAACCAGGCGCGCGTTCTGCGCCTTTCCGGTGCGTCGGCTCTGCGTGGACGGATGCGTGTGCGGTGGCAGCCGACCGCCGGCTTCGTCGAACAGTGACCACGCTGCCGCTGGGGACCCGACCAGATTGGTCTCGTCGACACCGAGGATCTGCGACGCCGCGGGGTTAGCCGATTCGATCAGCCCCGTCGTCCCGACCACCACGACGCCTTCGTCGAGGGCATCGACGACGGTCGCGTAGTGCTGCTGGGCTCGTCGCAGCGCGGTCTCGTCCGCGCACACCAACACGAACCCACTGTCCATCTGGGAGACCGACAGCCTGATGGTCAAGGCCGAACCATCGGCCCGCAGGTGCCTGGCCTCGGTGGCGCCCCCGGCCGCCAGCAGCGCTGCGGGGTCCAGCGGCGCCCCCACCACGTCGCTGACCGGCCACCCGACCGCCTGCTCGGCACTCCGGCCGTAGATCGCCTCGGCCGCCGTGTTCCAACTGGTCACCACGCCGCTGCGGGTGGTGGCGATGATGGCGTTGCTGACATGCGCCACCAGCGCCGCCTGGTAGCGCAGCGCGGCCTCGGCCGCTCGCTCGGCGGTGACGTCGCGCATGATGACCTGGAAGGCCGGTCGGCCTCGCCAGGTGGTGCGTACCGAAACCGCCTCGACCAGCACCGGGCGGCCGTCGAGGCAGCGCAGCATGATCTGCACCCGCCCCGACGTCGCGCCCGGCTCCGACAGGGACGCGATCCGTTTCCGCGCGGCCGGCACCTCGGACTCGGCCAAGAAGTCGCTGATCGGCCGCCCGACGATCTGCGCGGCGGACCCGGCGTTGAGCATGCGCACCGCGGCAGGGTTCACGTACGCGGCGACTCCGTCTTGGTGCACGCAGATCGCGTTCGGGCTCAGCTCCACGAGCAGCCGGTACCGGTCGGTGACGTCGGCCAGTGCCTGCTCGTCCCCGCTGCCCACCGCGGTGGCGATTCCCACCAGGCCACCGGTTCGCGGGTCGCCGAACCGCCGGGCGCGGAACCGGACCACGCGCCGCTGCCCGTCCGGCATCTCGCAAGGCCGTTCCAGCTCGTCAATTTGCTTGTCAGGAGCCACGCGAATGCTTTCAAGCAACGGAGTCACCAATTCCACCAGGCGCGCGCACAGCCTGTCCTCGTCGGCCTCGGGCATTCCGAGTAACACGTCGAGTCCAGCTCCCCACGAGGCCCGGTCGCCGGTGAAGCTCGACGACCACCAAGTGCCTTCGCTCAGCGACCAGGTTGAACCGAGAAGTTCGCGATCGGACATCGCGAACCCGCCCGGATCATCTCGCCAGTCCATAGCGCATCACGTTCGCAAATAGGCACTCGCCCCTGTCTACCCGGCAACGGCGAACCGCACACGGGCGGCTCGGGGCACCGATTTCACACCCAATTCCGATCGAGCTGCCGCATGCGGTGTCCATCAATTCTCCGAGGAGCTGTGCGACGAGCACAAGCGGTATCGGGGTGCTAGAGGTAGCTCGCCGCGAGATCGACTCGACCGCGTAAGCCGTCCCCAGGCGACGCCCGTCGCCCGAGCACCTTGGGTCGCCAGCATTGCCAGCCCGTTCGAACTCCACGGATCGCCCGACCACGGGTCAAAGTCCACAGTGGTCTCCGGTGTGGACCTTGATAGTCCACACCGGAGGAAGCGAGTCAGCGAGAGAGTCCGGCTTTCTTCGAGCACACCGGCCATGCCTTGGGGCCCTGGGCCTTCAGGACCTTCTCGGCGACCGCGATCTGCTGCTCGCGAGTCGCGCCGGAAGCCTTGCGGGCGTACGCGGTGCCGCCGTAGGCGGCCCAGGTGGATTGGGTGAACTGGAGGCCGCCGTAATAGCCGTTGCCGGTGTTGGCCTTCCAGTTTCCGGAGCTCTCACACTTGGCGACGGCGTTCCAAACAGACGCCGATGCGGCGTCGGCGGGGACGGCGGCGGCTAGGGGAGCGACGGCGATCAGGCCGGCGAAGGTTACCCGCGCGGCGACGCGGCCGATGGTCGACTTGCGCTGCGTGCTGCTGATACGCGACATGGTTGATCTCCTGCCGCGCCTTGCGAGGAGCATCATCGATCGGCCGGCGGCTGCGGGCCGGCGTTCGGGGTGGTCTCGCCCCTGCCCAGTTGTTCGTCGGGGGTGGGAAGCTCGCGGGGCAGGGCTCGGCGCTACGAGCTTCCGGTAATCGCGTCGGTTCGGGGGACCGACTGGCGGACACGCTACGTAGTCAATGCGGCCGGGCCAACCCGTCAAATCGGGAAGGATCGTCCTGCGGATCGCGGCAAGATCACGACGGATCTCGAATTATCGCTGGTTAGGGCGCTTCGGCGCCGCCAGATCAGGCAATTACACAAAGTGTTCATCGAGCCGATATTCACTCTTGTGGGTGACACGCGACTGCTGAATTAGGAAACCTCATCCGCCCTGTTCGTCACGGTTGCCCGATTGTGCGGAAGACTAGCCCGGGGTGGGGTTTGGGTATGAACGACGTGGACTTCCGCGGTAGGCGCACTCCCGCTGCTGCCGCCGTCGCGAGATCCTGCTGCCCAGGCGGGGGCACCAGGACCGCGAGGCCGCCGCGATGCCGTACCTGGCGCACCGCGTTGACCGCGCTGGCCTCGTAGGCGACGTACTCCGGCAAGGCCGGGATGCGCCACAGCTCGTCGATCAGCACGTGGTGCAGGATTGACAGGTGCAACCGCCGCATCGGCGGCAAGCAGTTCTTGAGAGCGGATTCCAGGACCGCCCGGTTCGGCGTGCTCAGCAGGAATGCGCCCGCTGGGGTCACCACGACGAAGGCAGGTCCGCCGCGCGCCTGCTCCTTGAGCACGGGCAGCCATTGCCGGAGTTCACCAGGCAGCGGCCGAATGCGGAACCCTCGCGACGCAGCCTGTAGCGCGGGCTGCGGATCCGTGAACGGCAGTACCCGGTGAATGGGCGCCAACTGCAACGAGTTGCGCTTGACGTCGACGAGCAGACCCGGGATGTAGTCCCACGGTCCTGGTCCATGGCCGGAGGCGTAGTACTCGCGCCGGAGCTGTCGTGCCGCGACATGGCGATGCTGGCCATCCGCGATGAAAGCGGGGCGGGTCGCGAGCTCGCCGGTGATCTCCTCCAGCGCTGCGTTGTCGGTGAGGTGCCAAACGCGGTGCAGTTGCCCATCGTCGGCCAGCACCTCCACGACGGGGACAGTTTGGGTGGCTTGCGCGAGACACGTGCTGGTCCGACCGTCGCCGGAGTACCCGAGCAGGAGCGGGTCGAGGTTCATCGCGCCTTCGTCCATGAGGTCTGCGATCCCGTCGATCCGTTCGGGGATGACGTCTTCGTGCGGTAGCAGCCCGCTGTCGAGGTGAACCGCTCCGAGCACACCGCGCAGGGCCCCGCGCGGGCCGCTCTGCTCGTAGGCGTAGAGAGCCGGTTGCCGGTCGTAGACGATTGCACCGCTTCGTTGCCAGGCGCGGAAGGTGCGCGCCGCTTCGGCTGCGGGGGCGGCGCCCGTTCGGTCCCAGGGTGTCGCGTAGCGAGCGGCGAGTTGGTGAGCGGCGATCCGCCAGCCCCGGAAGGGGGCGACGGAAACACCGTTTCGAGTCGGCGCGGAGACGGCAGGCACAGGCACAGTCTCGTCTCCTCGCGCGTGCGGTCTGTCGCGGCTCCCCCGAAACCACCCAGGGGCTTCTCGGCGCGCGCGGGACCGCACGCCAGGACCGCTCCGCGCTACGTGATCACGAGGCTGGCACCGCGCCAGTCAGCTGACCGCCGCTTCCGGACGCGAGCGGCACGATTCGCCCGCCGGGTCCCGTTGGGTGGGGATGAGGTCCCGGAGGTGTTCGCGGTGCTGGGCGGGCAGCGCCTTGCCGCCTGGTCGCGGTCTTCGGTCGATGTCCACGGTGGACGGTGGGATGAAGACGGGTCTGCCCTCGCGCATCTGGATCTCCCACCGCTGGCTGTGCACGGTCCGGTGGTGGTGGCCGCATAGCATTGTCATGTTGGCCAGTTCGGTGGGGCCGCCATCGATCCAGCTCACGAGGTGGTGGGCGTCGGGGGTTCCCGGCGGCCGGTCGCAGCCGGGAAACGAAC is a window of Saccharopolyspora phatthalungensis DNA encoding:
- a CDS encoding DUF1015 family protein encodes the protein MPVPAVSAPTRNGVSVAPFRGWRIAAHQLAARYATPWDRTGAAPAAEAARTFRAWQRSGAIVYDRQPALYAYEQSGPRGALRGVLGAVHLDSGLLPHEDVIPERIDGIADLMDEGAMNLDPLLLGYSGDGRTSTCLAQATQTVPVVEVLADDGQLHRVWHLTDNAALEEITGELATRPAFIADGQHRHVAARQLRREYYASGHGPGPWDYIPGLLVDVKRNSLQLAPIHRVLPFTDPQPALQAASRGFRIRPLPGELRQWLPVLKEQARGGPAFVVVTPAGAFLLSTPNRAVLESALKNCLPPMRRLHLSILHHVLIDELWRIPALPEYVAYEASAVNAVRQVRHRGGLAVLVPPPGQQDLATAAAAGVRLPRKSTSFIPKPHPGLVFRTIGQP
- a CDS encoding sensor domain-containing protein; amino-acid sequence: MDWRDDPGGFAMSDRELLGSTWSLSEGTWWSSSFTGDRASWGAGLDVLLGMPEADEDRLCARLVELVTPLLESIRVAPDKQIDELERPCEMPDGQRRVVRFRARRFGDPRTGGLVGIATAVGSGDEQALADVTDRYRLLVELSPNAICVHQDGVAAYVNPAAVRMLNAGSAAQIVGRPISDFLAESEVPAARKRIASLSEPGATSGRVQIMLRCLDGRPVLVEAVSVRTTWRGRPAFQVIMRDVTAERAAEAALRYQAALVAHVSNAIIATTRSGVVTSWNTAAEAIYGRSAEQAVGWPVSDVVGAPLDPAALLAAGGATEARHLRADGSALTIRLSVSQMDSGFVLVCADETALRRAQQHYATVVDALDEGVVVVGTTGLIESANPAASQILGVDETNLVGSPAAAWSLFDEAGGRLPPHTHPSTQSRRTGKAQNARLVRTARGDGRSVWLSLTSRTLNSDEDPPHPVVLSFTDVTESRAIREQLEWEATHDPLTGLANRTLLLRRLNAALHTRHRSSSIGVLFLDLDNFKIINDSLGHGVGDEVLRVVAERLRQVTRHHELVGRLGGDEFVIVSPDENEPRKVQLFTEQLRRCLIDPIEVDGRQLHIDASIGIVLSPPHDTRRASDVLRDADVAMYQAKKLGRGRCVVFDVRMRTRVQRYLHLEQDLRHAVARKQLWVAYQPIVDLHTHAIAAVEGLLRWRHPVYGTISPTEFIPLAEETDLIKEIGLHALHSAIRDLAAYRTRRRLDLQVKANLSARQLDDPHLLAAVRAALHETDLPAAALCLEITESTLMQEPAAAREVLNGLRQMGVKLAIDDFGTGYSSLAQLHDLPLNTLKIDRSFIAGLGGSSDTETLIASIVALGHALDLTVVAEGIETAEQLDTIQRLGCDHGQGFYFGKPVPIDELLETSSVGVGVQE
- a CDS encoding transglycosylase family protein, producing the protein MSRISSTQRKSTIGRVAARVTFAGLIAVAPLAAAVPADAASASVWNAVAKCESSGNWKANTGNGYYGGLQFTQSTWAAYGGTAYARKASGATREQQIAVAEKVLKAQGPKAWPVCSKKAGLSR